A single window of Paenibacillus sp. FSL H8-0537 DNA harbors:
- the proB gene encoding glutamate 5-kinase, translated as MAERIIVKIGSSSLTSEEGGLNKERIAYFVSELAALHAAGRSVILVTSGAVAAGFRQIGYESRPKAVHEKQAAAAVGQALLMQAYQEAFSQFGIGAAQILLTRADFSNRKRIQNALMTIEELLRLRTIPIINENDTVATDELKFGDNDNLSALVATMTKAGQLIIITDMDGLYTEDPRKNPLAVKIERVDSISADIMKFAGGAGSAVGTGGMRSKIEAARIAMRGGVPAFIGKVQQPGDLSLATSGSGQGTYFDTEMHSLPMKKQWLGFHSMPQGTITVDAGAELALLTGGKSLLPAGIIESSGDFHPGDIVEVLSASGDTIGRGVVNYAAWQTKAAAGLGSEEVKRRIDVNRIEVIHRDEWVSLK; from the coding sequence ATGGCGGAACGAATCATTGTAAAAATCGGCAGCAGCTCGCTAACCTCTGAGGAAGGCGGACTGAATAAGGAACGCATCGCTTATTTTGTATCTGAGCTTGCCGCGCTGCATGCAGCAGGCCGCTCGGTCATACTAGTCACCTCTGGCGCCGTAGCCGCAGGCTTTCGTCAAATAGGCTATGAGTCAAGGCCCAAAGCCGTTCACGAGAAGCAGGCGGCCGCAGCAGTTGGGCAAGCACTGCTTATGCAGGCTTATCAGGAGGCTTTTAGCCAGTTCGGCATTGGAGCGGCACAAATTTTGCTGACAAGGGCCGACTTCTCGAACCGCAAGCGAATTCAAAACGCTTTGATGACCATTGAAGAGCTGCTCAGGCTGCGCACGATACCGATAATTAATGAGAACGATACCGTTGCAACCGATGAGCTGAAATTTGGCGATAATGACAACTTGTCGGCGCTGGTCGCAACGATGACAAAAGCCGGTCAGCTCATTATTATTACAGATATGGACGGCTTGTATACGGAAGATCCACGCAAAAATCCTTTAGCAGTCAAAATCGAGCGTGTCGACAGCATTTCCGCAGACATAATGAAGTTCGCTGGCGGTGCTGGCTCGGCAGTTGGAACGGGCGGAATGCGCTCCAAAATTGAAGCAGCCCGGATTGCCATGCGCGGCGGCGTGCCCGCTTTTATCGGGAAAGTACAGCAGCCCGGCGATCTGTCGCTTGCTACAAGCGGTTCCGGCCAAGGCACGTATTTCGATACGGAAATGCACAGCCTGCCGATGAAGAAGCAATGGCTGGGCTTTCACTCTATGCCTCAAGGCACGATTACAGTCGATGCAGGAGCGGAGCTTGCCCTGCTTACAGGAGGCAAAAGCCTGCTCCCTGCCGGCATTATAGAAAGCAGCGGCGATTTTCATCCCGGCGATATCGTTGAAGTGCTTAGCGCGAGCGGCGATACGATAGGGCGCGGCGTCGTCAACTACGCCGCCTGGCAAACGAAAGCCGCAGCTGGACTTGGCAGCGAAGAAGTGAAGCGCAGAATTGACGTGAACCGGATTGAAGTGATCCACCGGGATGAATGGGTTTCATTAAAATAA